Proteins encoded together in one Variovorax paradoxus window:
- a CDS encoding NCS1 family nucleobase:cation symporter-1, translating to MSTVVSQAPVGASEAGHASHAESNALTKPGYHPRLTNEDLAPLRKQTWSQYNIFAFWMSDVHSVGGYITAGSLFALGLSSWQVLVSLLVGIVIVQFFCNLVAKPSQVTGVPYPVVCRASFGVLGANIPAIIRGLIAVAWYGVQTYLASAAFMVLALHMFPNLAPYADVAQHGFAGLSTLGWVAFMIMWVLQAFVFWHGMEAIRKFIDWAGPAVYVVMAVLCGWLVWKAGWSNIDLNLGGVKFQGWDALPVMLSAIALVVSYFSGPMLNFGDFSRYGKSFDAVKKGNFWGLPINFVFFSLLTVITTAATLPVFGELITDPVHTVGKIDSTTAVVLGALTFMIATIGINIVANFVSPAFDFSNVAPQHISWRTGGMIAAVGSVFLTPWNLYNSPEVIHYTLDVLGSFIGPLFGILIADYYIVRKQRIDVDALYTMSPKGEYWYSGGYNPKAIQAVIPSALVPILCVMVPALRGGANYAWFIGMGLGFVIYALLNRNKS from the coding sequence ATGAGCACAGTTGTCAGCCAGGCCCCTGTGGGGGCGAGCGAAGCCGGCCATGCATCGCACGCCGAATCCAACGCGCTGACCAAGCCGGGCTACCACCCGCGGCTGACCAACGAAGACCTGGCCCCTCTCAGGAAGCAGACCTGGAGCCAATACAACATCTTTGCGTTCTGGATGTCCGACGTGCACAGCGTGGGCGGCTACATCACGGCCGGCAGCCTGTTTGCGCTGGGCCTTTCCAGCTGGCAGGTGCTGGTTTCACTCCTGGTGGGCATCGTGATCGTGCAGTTCTTCTGCAACCTGGTGGCCAAGCCGAGCCAGGTGACGGGCGTGCCCTACCCCGTGGTGTGCCGTGCGTCCTTCGGCGTACTGGGCGCGAACATTCCGGCCATCATCCGCGGGCTGATCGCGGTGGCCTGGTACGGCGTGCAAACTTACCTTGCGTCGGCGGCCTTCATGGTGCTGGCGCTGCACATGTTTCCCAACCTCGCGCCCTACGCCGACGTGGCGCAGCACGGCTTTGCGGGGCTGTCGACCCTGGGCTGGGTGGCGTTCATGATCATGTGGGTGCTGCAGGCCTTCGTGTTCTGGCACGGCATGGAAGCCATCCGCAAGTTCATCGACTGGGCCGGCCCGGCGGTGTACGTGGTAATGGCCGTTCTGTGCGGCTGGCTGGTGTGGAAGGCGGGCTGGAGCAACATCGACCTGAACCTGGGCGGCGTCAAGTTCCAGGGCTGGGACGCGCTGCCGGTGATGCTCTCGGCCATTGCGCTGGTGGTGAGCTACTTCAGCGGCCCGATGCTCAACTTTGGCGACTTCTCGCGCTACGGCAAGAGCTTCGATGCGGTGAAGAAGGGCAACTTCTGGGGCCTGCCGATCAACTTCGTGTTCTTCTCCCTGCTGACGGTGATCACCACCGCCGCCACGCTGCCCGTATTTGGCGAGCTCATCACTGATCCGGTGCACACCGTGGGCAAGATCGACAGCACCACGGCCGTGGTGCTGGGTGCGCTGACCTTCATGATCGCGACCATCGGCATCAACATTGTTGCCAACTTCGTCTCGCCGGCGTTCGACTTTTCCAACGTGGCGCCGCAGCACATCAGCTGGCGCACGGGCGGCATGATCGCCGCGGTGGGCTCGGTGTTTCTCACGCCGTGGAACCTCTACAACAGCCCCGAGGTCATTCACTACACGCTGGACGTGCTGGGCTCGTTCATCGGCCCGCTGTTCGGCATCTTGATTGCCGACTACTACATCGTGCGCAAGCAGCGCATCGACGTGGACGCGCTCTACACGATGAGCCCGAAGGGCGAGTATTGGTATAGCGGCGGCTACAACCCGAAGGCCATACAAGCTGTGATCCCGTCGGCATTGGTGCCCATTCTTTGCGTGATGGTGCCCGCGCTGCGAGGTGGCGCGAACTATGCATGGTTCATTGGCATGGGGCTGGGCTTTGTCATCTATGCCCTGCTGAACCGCAACAAGAGTTGA
- a CDS encoding SLAC1 anion channel family protein has translation MHDNSISPPLAVFHPAGEASLRNLPVNLFGSVMGLSGLALAWRLAHESLAVPAFIGEAIGFFSIGVFVLLGLAYAAKLAMHPQAVRAEFLHPISGNFFGTIAISMLLVSAVIGPHSTVAAHVLRTLGAIATFVLGFVVVSRLLNGQVDASHAVPAWLIPGVATLDIAVTAGRDQPLAWAAELNLLAMAVGAVFALVLLVLIIGRLVHQAPLAPAMTPSLMILVAPFAVGFLAYTNTMGSIDRFAALLFYFALFMFAVIAPKVFRRSIKFSPGWWAISFPMAALANAALKYAQLRATTPLWAIAILLLGVLSLVLLVLTVRTVRIALNGKLLS, from the coding sequence ATGCACGACAACTCCATCTCGCCGCCTCTCGCGGTTTTCCATCCTGCCGGCGAGGCTTCGCTGCGCAACCTCCCGGTCAATCTGTTCGGATCGGTAATGGGCCTGTCGGGCCTTGCACTGGCTTGGCGGCTGGCGCACGAAAGCCTTGCCGTGCCGGCGTTCATCGGCGAAGCCATCGGGTTCTTCTCGATTGGCGTCTTCGTGCTCCTGGGGCTGGCCTACGCGGCGAAGCTGGCGATGCACCCGCAGGCAGTGCGCGCGGAATTCCTCCACCCCATATCGGGTAACTTCTTCGGCACCATCGCCATCTCGATGCTGCTGGTGTCGGCGGTGATTGGCCCGCACAGCACGGTTGCCGCGCACGTGCTACGGACCTTGGGGGCCATTGCGACCTTCGTGCTGGGTTTTGTGGTGGTCTCCCGGCTTCTCAACGGACAGGTGGATGCATCCCATGCCGTGCCGGCCTGGCTCATCCCGGGAGTCGCCACGCTCGACATTGCCGTGACGGCGGGGCGTGACCAGCCGCTGGCATGGGCGGCGGAGCTCAACCTGCTGGCAATGGCCGTGGGAGCGGTGTTTGCCCTCGTGCTGCTCGTGCTCATCATTGGCCGGCTGGTGCACCAAGCCCCGCTCGCCCCGGCAATGACGCCCTCGCTGATGATTCTTGTCGCGCCCTTTGCCGTCGGCTTTCTCGCGTACACCAACACAATGGGAAGCATCGACCGCTTCGCCGCCCTGCTCTTCTACTTTGCGCTCTTCATGTTCGCCGTGATTGCGCCCAAGGTCTTCCGTCGGAGCATCAAGTTTTCACCGGGCTGGTGGGCAATCAGCTTTCCGATGGCCGCGCTGGCAAACGCGGCGCTCAAGTATGCGCAATTGCGTGCAACCACGCCGCTGTGGGCCATTGCGATCCTGCTGCTTGGGGTGCTTAGCCTGGTGCTTTTGGTGCTCACCGTGCGAACCGTGCGCATCGCGCTCAACGGGAAGCTGCTTAGCTGA
- a CDS encoding GlxA family transcriptional regulator — protein sequence MRVAILAFPRVQLLDVAGPADVFAEAARQLGQPRAYQVQVIGTEAGVLKSSSGVRLAVDATVGTHRGPIDTLLVAGSPDIDGMAEDAMLHKWLRRQSRTVRRYGSVCSGAFVLAAAGLLDGKRVATHWNSTARLAAAYPHACVEPDAIYVKDGNLFTSAGVTAGMDLALAMVEEDHGRELALRVARELVMFLKRPGGQSQFSAHLAAQTSERSSVRQVQDHVLSHLKEDLSVPALSARAGMSERSFARIFRAEAGTTPAEFVENARIDAARRLAEESDLPAKRLADEVGYANVDGFRRAFSRRLGVSLVEYRRRFAK from the coding sequence ATGCGTGTCGCGATCCTTGCCTTTCCCCGTGTCCAGTTGCTCGACGTGGCCGGTCCCGCCGACGTGTTCGCCGAGGCGGCGCGGCAACTGGGGCAACCGCGCGCCTACCAGGTGCAGGTGATCGGCACCGAAGCGGGCGTGCTGAAGAGCAGCAGCGGAGTGCGGCTCGCGGTCGATGCGACGGTCGGCACTCACCGTGGGCCGATCGACACCTTGCTTGTGGCGGGCAGTCCGGACATCGACGGGATGGCCGAAGACGCGATGCTGCACAAGTGGCTCAGGCGGCAGTCGCGTACCGTGCGGCGCTATGGCTCCGTATGCAGCGGCGCCTTCGTGCTCGCGGCCGCCGGGCTGCTGGACGGCAAACGGGTGGCCACGCACTGGAACTCCACCGCGCGCTTGGCGGCGGCCTACCCGCACGCGTGCGTCGAGCCGGACGCCATCTACGTAAAGGACGGCAATCTGTTCACTTCCGCCGGCGTGACCGCCGGCATGGACCTCGCGCTCGCAATGGTGGAGGAGGACCATGGACGCGAGCTTGCGCTGCGGGTGGCGCGCGAGTTGGTGATGTTCCTGAAGCGCCCCGGCGGCCAGAGCCAGTTCAGCGCCCATCTGGCTGCCCAGACCTCTGAACGCTCGAGCGTGCGCCAGGTGCAGGATCACGTGCTCTCGCATCTGAAGGAAGACCTGTCGGTGCCCGCGCTGTCGGCCCGCGCAGGCATGAGCGAACGCAGCTTCGCGCGGATCTTCCGGGCTGAGGCCGGCACCACACCGGCAGAGTTTGTCGAGAACGCCCGGATAGACGCGGCCCGGCGGCTGGCCGAAGAGTCGGATCTACCGGCCAAGCGATTGGCCGACGAGGTCGGCTATGCCAACGTGGATGGCTTTCGGCGGGCGTTCAGCCGCCGCCTCGGAGTGAGCCTCGTGGAGTATCGACGGCGTTTCGCGAAATGA
- a CDS encoding SDR family oxidoreductase, which produces MSPLSAAKPSPSSHPSGPADATPSKLHQVVVLTGASSGIGRATALAFAAQGASLVLAARNHEALQSVADECAQAGARTLVVATDVTDPAAMSALAQAAIDHFGHVDMWINNVGVGAVGRFEDTPLESHRRVVEANLLGHMHGAYAIVPHFRARGGGTLVNMISLGGWVATPFATAYTASKFGIRGFSESLRAEFSDCPGIHVCEVFPTFVDSPGMSHGANYSGHRVAPPPPVVDPRRVANALVALATRPRARTYIGAPARPGILMHALAPNLMARVLGWAGAVAMRRAAPAGHTDGNLFEPSRGCAIDGGFRHKAQPAGALWLGLGALAAVAGAVYLSSNARSTR; this is translated from the coding sequence GTGTCCCCACTCTCCGCAGCGAAACCTTCGCCTTCGAGCCACCCATCCGGGCCTGCCGACGCCACGCCGAGCAAGCTGCACCAGGTGGTGGTACTCACCGGGGCTTCCAGCGGCATCGGCCGTGCCACCGCCCTTGCGTTTGCCGCACAGGGAGCCTCGCTCGTGCTGGCTGCCCGCAACCACGAAGCGTTGCAGTCGGTGGCCGATGAATGCGCGCAGGCTGGTGCACGCACGCTGGTGGTTGCTACCGACGTGACCGATCCCGCGGCAATGTCCGCCCTTGCGCAGGCGGCCATCGATCACTTCGGCCACGTGGACATGTGGATCAACAACGTGGGCGTCGGCGCGGTGGGACGGTTCGAAGACACCCCGCTCGAGTCGCACAGGCGCGTGGTCGAGGCCAACCTGCTCGGCCACATGCACGGTGCGTACGCCATCGTTCCCCACTTTCGCGCGCGTGGCGGCGGCACGCTGGTCAACATGATCTCGTTGGGCGGCTGGGTTGCCACGCCCTTTGCCACGGCCTACACCGCCAGCAAGTTCGGCATTCGCGGCTTTTCGGAATCGCTGCGCGCGGAGTTTTCGGATTGCCCGGGCATCCACGTCTGCGAGGTGTTTCCAACGTTTGTGGATTCGCCCGGCATGTCGCATGGTGCGAACTACAGCGGGCACCGTGTCGCGCCGCCTCCGCCGGTCGTCGACCCGCGCCGCGTGGCCAATGCGCTGGTGGCGCTGGCCACCCGGCCGCGAGCGCGGACCTACATCGGCGCACCCGCACGGCCGGGCATCCTGATGCATGCGCTCGCGCCCAACCTCATGGCGCGCGTGCTCGGGTGGGCGGGCGCCGTGGCCATGCGCCGAGCCGCACCGGCCGGGCACACAGACGGCAACCTGTTCGAGCCTTCGCGCGGCTGCGCCATCGATGGCGGCTTTCGGCACAAGGCGCAGCCCGCGGGCGCCCTATGGCTCGGCCTTGGTGCGCTTGCTGCCGTGGCCGGAGCCGTCTACCTGTCAAGCAACGCAAGGAGCACACGATGA
- a CDS encoding PAS domain S-box protein yields MADSSLPKAAEPAIAALQGLPSGIEESSVFRSLFIAYPDALLLVDQAGGIVLANPSAANLLGYAVGELVGLNVDALVPDSIRPRHAAYREAYGRAPRARPMGTQMELVAKRKDGSEVMVEIALSPLQSHGLPFVVAAIRDIGAYPRVKQALQRARYSDYLAQLGRLAVDTRDPQVMLDHVPTIAAEALEVEVAMVLLLESSRLDFRVASGVGLVPGEEIGARIASHANTPPGFVYAEAQPVAVPDYGKERRFAVPQAYLDAGLVSALAVPFYDRGRFIGVLTVHSRQAKRFGDEELRFLESLSNLLATSLQRVQTEEALSHAQRLESVGQLTGGIAHDFNNLLTVIQGNLQVLEELPAIAQDGYAQQLVGAAARASRRGAELTGKLLAFSRRQMLQPNAVDTHAMLHSLADMLRRTLDQRIGIVIDAAPDCPAVLADPGQLESALLNIAINARDAMPEGGTLRFGAEACGAMPQEVLNELGDIGEHGSFVAISVADSGTGMTEEVKERAFEPFFTTKEAGRGTGLGLSTVYGFVKQSKGAIAIDTRPGAGTTVTLYLPQLYDAAPPAAPDDDGEQSLLEGLRVMLVEDDAEVRKVVYTFLTTLGCSVVTAENAEQALVQMDSDAGGFDVLLSDIALGPGMRGTRLAAEAQQRFPQLAILLMSGFSSELLDADREAPPSWELLRKPYSRAELARALARVLAARP; encoded by the coding sequence ATGGCCGACTCTTCTTTGCCCAAGGCTGCCGAGCCGGCGATTGCCGCCTTGCAGGGGCTGCCTTCGGGCATCGAAGAGAGCAGCGTCTTCCGCTCGCTCTTCATCGCCTATCCCGATGCGCTGCTGCTCGTCGACCAGGCCGGCGGCATCGTGCTGGCCAACCCTTCCGCAGCCAATCTGCTGGGCTATGCGGTGGGCGAACTGGTGGGGCTGAATGTCGACGCCCTGGTGCCCGACAGCATCCGTCCGCGCCACGCCGCCTACCGCGAGGCCTATGGCCGGGCTCCGCGCGCGCGGCCCATGGGCACGCAGATGGAACTGGTGGCCAAGCGCAAGGACGGTAGCGAGGTGATGGTGGAGATCGCGCTCAGTCCGCTGCAAAGCCATGGCTTGCCGTTCGTGGTTGCCGCCATCCGCGACATCGGCGCCTACCCGCGTGTGAAGCAGGCGCTGCAGCGGGCGCGCTACAGCGACTACCTTGCTCAGCTGGGCCGCCTGGCGGTCGACACGCGCGACCCGCAGGTGATGCTCGACCACGTGCCCACCATCGCGGCGGAAGCGCTCGAGGTGGAGGTGGCCATGGTGCTGCTGCTGGAAAGCAGCCGACTCGACTTCCGCGTGGCAAGCGGCGTGGGCCTGGTGCCCGGCGAAGAAATTGGCGCGCGCATTGCGAGCCACGCCAACACGCCGCCCGGCTTCGTGTATGCCGAAGCGCAGCCCGTGGCGGTGCCCGACTACGGCAAGGAGCGTCGCTTTGCGGTGCCGCAGGCCTACCTCGATGCCGGCCTGGTGAGCGCATTGGCCGTGCCCTTCTACGACCGGGGGCGCTTCATCGGCGTGTTGACGGTGCACTCGCGGCAGGCCAAGCGCTTCGGCGACGAGGAGTTGCGGTTTCTGGAATCGCTCTCCAACCTGCTGGCCACCAGCCTGCAGCGGGTGCAGACCGAAGAGGCGCTCAGCCACGCCCAGCGGCTCGAAAGCGTCGGCCAGCTCACGGGCGGCATTGCGCACGACTTCAACAACCTGCTCACCGTCATCCAGGGCAACCTGCAAGTGCTCGAAGAACTGCCCGCCATTGCGCAGGACGGCTATGCGCAGCAGTTGGTGGGGGCCGCGGCACGGGCCTCGCGGCGCGGCGCCGAGCTCACGGGCAAGCTGCTGGCGTTTTCGCGCCGGCAGATGCTGCAGCCCAATGCCGTGGACACGCATGCCATGCTGCATTCGCTGGCCGACATGCTGCGGCGCACGCTCGACCAGCGCATCGGCATCGTGATCGACGCGGCGCCGGATTGCCCGGCCGTGCTGGCCGACCCGGGCCAGCTCGAATCGGCTCTGTTGAACATTGCCATCAACGCGCGCGATGCCATGCCGGAGGGCGGCACGTTGCGCTTTGGCGCCGAAGCCTGTGGCGCCATGCCCCAGGAGGTGCTCAACGAGCTCGGCGACATCGGCGAGCACGGCAGCTTTGTTGCAATTTCTGTAGCCGACAGCGGCACCGGAATGACCGAGGAAGTGAAGGAGCGCGCGTTCGAGCCCTTCTTCACCACCAAGGAAGCCGGCCGGGGCACCGGCCTTGGCCTGAGCACGGTCTATGGCTTCGTGAAGCAGTCCAAGGGCGCCATTGCCATTGACACGCGCCCCGGCGCGGGCACCACCGTGACGCTCTACCTTCCCCAGTTGTACGATGCCGCGCCGCCCGCCGCGCCGGACGACGACGGCGAACAGTCGCTGCTCGAGGGCCTGCGCGTCATGTTGGTCGAAGACGATGCCGAAGTGCGCAAGGTGGTCTACACGTTTCTCACCACGCTTGGCTGCAGCGTGGTGACGGCGGAAAACGCCGAACAGGCCCTTGTGCAGATGGATTCGGATGCCGGCGGATTCGATGTGCTGCTGAGCGACATCGCATTGGGTCCCGGCATGCGCGGAACGCGGCTTGCCGCCGAGGCGCAGCAGAGGTTTCCGCAACTCGCGATTCTGCTGATGTCGGGCTTCTCGTCGGAGTTGCTCGACGCCGACCGTGAAGCGCCGCCAAGCTGGGAGCTGCTGCGCAAACCCTACTCCCGCGCCGAACTCGCGCGCGCCCTGGCCCGGGTGCTTGCCGCGCGACCCTGA
- a CDS encoding winged helix-turn-helix domain-containing protein codes for MKSAFHIAVLDDEVDITQLLANYLQSHGFRVTQLHNGASLMKLMGSDPADLVLLDLGLPGEDGFSIARRMRENWRCGLVIVTGRGDAVDKVVGLEVGADDYVTKPFDLRELVARVKAVLRRLAPDDAVPAATASPAPAAAVATPDRLRFAGWQLDLAARSLANPEGQAVPLTGGEFDLLRAFARHPGRVLSRDFLLEQTRGREAAPFDRTIDVQVGRLRKKIEADPDDPQIIKSVRGAGYILVPPVNQG; via the coding sequence ATGAAATCCGCCTTTCACATCGCGGTCCTCGACGACGAAGTCGACATCACCCAGCTGCTGGCCAACTATCTTCAAAGCCACGGCTTTCGCGTGACCCAGCTGCACAACGGCGCCTCGCTCATGAAGCTGATGGGCAGCGACCCGGCCGACCTCGTCCTGCTCGACCTGGGCCTGCCCGGCGAAGACGGCTTTTCCATTGCCCGCCGCATGCGCGAAAACTGGCGCTGCGGGCTCGTCATCGTCACCGGCCGCGGCGATGCGGTGGACAAGGTCGTCGGCCTGGAGGTGGGCGCCGACGACTACGTGACCAAGCCCTTCGACCTGCGCGAACTGGTGGCACGGGTCAAGGCCGTGCTCAGGCGGCTGGCGCCCGACGATGCCGTTCCTGCCGCAACTGCCTCACCGGCACCGGCCGCCGCGGTTGCCACGCCGGATCGGTTGCGCTTCGCAGGCTGGCAGCTCGACCTTGCCGCGCGCAGCCTTGCCAACCCAGAAGGGCAAGCCGTGCCCCTTACCGGCGGCGAGTTCGACCTGCTGCGCGCATTTGCCCGGCACCCCGGCCGCGTGCTGTCGCGCGACTTCCTGCTCGAGCAGACGCGCGGGCGCGAAGCCGCTCCGTTCGACCGCACCATCGACGTGCAGGTCGGCCGGCTGCGCAAGAAGATCGAAGCCGACCCGGACGATCCGCAGATCATCAAGTCGGTGCGGGGCGCGGGCTACATCCTGGTTCCGCCGGTGAACCAAGGCTGA
- a CDS encoding SET domain-containing protein: MKRRKQTSSTPFIRVGPSGVHGLGAFATRDLPAYAFLGLYEGRRYTQQEIAAGAWNDQLTYLFTLSNHETIDGGKGGNGTRHLNHACDPNCEAVEEYDDAGELVLKFQTIVPVDAGDELFIDYSLTADDGSPASKYPCHCGSPNCRGTMLAPVEAE; encoded by the coding sequence ATGAAACGCCGCAAGCAAACCTCGTCCACGCCGTTCATCCGCGTCGGGCCCAGCGGAGTGCACGGGCTCGGCGCCTTTGCAACGCGCGACTTGCCCGCCTACGCATTCCTCGGGCTCTACGAAGGCCGCCGCTACACGCAGCAGGAAATCGCCGCCGGCGCGTGGAACGACCAGCTCACCTACCTGTTCACCCTCTCCAACCACGAGACCATCGACGGCGGCAAGGGCGGCAACGGCACGCGCCACCTCAATCATGCCTGCGACCCCAACTGCGAGGCCGTCGAAGAGTACGACGACGCGGGCGAGCTGGTGCTGAAGTTCCAGACCATCGTGCCGGTGGATGCGGGCGACGAGCTGTTCATCGACTATTCCCTGACCGCCGACGACGGTTCGCCGGCCTCCAAATACCCTTGCCATTGCGGCTCGCCCAACTGCCGCGGCACCATGCTGGCCCCGGTCGAGGCGGAGTGA
- a CDS encoding LysR family transcriptional regulator, with the protein MTFKQLEALYWIAKLGGFAQAANQLHTSQSAVSKRVHELELLFDTELFDRTQRTARLTEKGEEMFVLASRLLEQRDAAVEQFSKPGVVERRLRIGVTELTAMTWLPRLVGLIQQHYPKVILEPDVDDSLQLRDKLLSDELDLVIVPDTFADSRMQSKAIGKVQSAWMCKPGVVAAAGTVRLHELARHRMLVQGSNSGTGRAYDAWMKDQGVQPSDTIVVSNLVALTGLTVSGLGVSYLPRQCLDPLVSAGMLAVIDVAPALPAVHYVAMHKGEHRSALTSSIVMLAQECCDFTRMFQAQADEEHDKNREEERKQ; encoded by the coding sequence ATGACCTTCAAGCAGCTCGAGGCCCTGTACTGGATCGCCAAGCTCGGCGGCTTTGCGCAAGCCGCCAACCAGCTTCACACCTCGCAATCGGCCGTGTCCAAGCGGGTGCATGAACTCGAGCTGCTGTTCGACACCGAGCTTTTCGACCGCACCCAGCGCACCGCGCGGCTGACCGAAAAAGGCGAAGAGATGTTCGTTCTCGCGTCCAGGCTGCTCGAACAGCGCGATGCCGCCGTCGAGCAGTTCAGCAAGCCGGGCGTGGTGGAGCGGCGGCTGCGCATAGGCGTGACGGAGCTCACCGCAATGACCTGGCTGCCCCGGCTGGTCGGGCTGATCCAGCAGCACTACCCCAAGGTCATTCTCGAGCCCGACGTGGACGACAGCCTGCAGCTGCGCGACAAGCTGCTGTCGGACGAACTCGACCTGGTGATCGTGCCCGACACGTTTGCCGATTCGCGCATGCAGAGCAAGGCCATCGGCAAGGTGCAGAGCGCCTGGATGTGCAAGCCGGGCGTGGTGGCCGCCGCCGGCACCGTGCGGCTGCACGAACTCGCGCGGCACCGCATGCTGGTGCAAGGCAGCAACTCGGGCACGGGCCGCGCCTATGACGCCTGGATGAAGGACCAGGGCGTGCAGCCGTCCGACACCATCGTGGTGAGCAACCTCGTGGCGCTGACCGGGCTCACGGTGTCGGGCCTGGGCGTGAGCTACCTGCCGCGCCAGTGCCTCGACCCGCTCGTTTCAGCCGGCATGCTCGCCGTGATCGACGTGGCACCCGCCCTGCCTGCGGTGCACTACGTGGCCATGCACAAGGGCGAGCACCGCAGCGCGCTCACCTCGTCGATCGTGATGCTGGCACAGGAGTGCTGCGACTTCACGCGCATGTTCCAGGCCCAAGCCGATGAAGAACACGATAAAAACCGCGAGGAAGAACGCAAGCAATGA
- a CDS encoding amino acid ABC transporter substrate-binding protein, producing the protein MNFKLSLVLGAGIALACGAAAAQESPTLRKIKESGTVQIGSRDTQIPFSYKTGAESAPIGFTNEICLKVVDAIKAKLGMQKIEVRYTLLNSTNRIPLVQNGTVDLDCATTTNTVQRQQQVDFAPSHFVTNITAAVKKNSGINSIADLQGKSVATVAGSTSMQLLRGFRKTENIEVQEIAGKDTADAFLLLASDRAVAYVLDDVQLAGLIANQPNASDYKLLKDVLRQEPYGIMMRKDDPEFKAIVDQTVTEMMKSGAIDKLYAKWFMSPIPPRNVNLNFPMSDAVREAYKNPNNKGV; encoded by the coding sequence ATGAACTTCAAACTGTCCCTCGTGCTTGGCGCCGGCATCGCGCTGGCCTGCGGTGCCGCGGCGGCGCAAGAAAGCCCGACGCTGCGCAAGATCAAGGAAAGCGGCACCGTGCAGATCGGCAGCCGCGACACGCAGATTCCGTTCTCCTACAAGACGGGTGCGGAAAGCGCGCCCATCGGCTTCACCAACGAAATCTGCCTGAAGGTGGTCGACGCCATCAAGGCCAAGCTGGGCATGCAGAAGATCGAGGTGCGCTACACGTTGCTCAATTCAACCAACCGTATTCCGCTGGTGCAGAACGGCACGGTCGACCTCGACTGCGCGACCACCACCAACACGGTGCAGCGCCAGCAGCAGGTCGACTTTGCGCCGAGCCACTTCGTCACCAACATCACCGCCGCGGTCAAGAAGAACTCGGGCATCAACTCGATTGCCGACCTGCAGGGCAAGAGCGTGGCCACCGTTGCCGGCAGCACCTCGATGCAGCTGCTGCGCGGCTTCCGCAAGACCGAGAACATCGAGGTGCAGGAGATCGCGGGCAAGGACACGGCCGACGCCTTCCTGCTGCTGGCGAGCGACCGCGCCGTGGCCTACGTGCTCGACGACGTGCAGCTCGCCGGCCTCATTGCCAACCAGCCCAATGCCTCCGACTACAAGCTGCTGAAGGACGTGCTGCGGCAAGAGCCCTACGGCATCATGATGCGCAAGGACGACCCCGAGTTCAAGGCCATCGTCGACCAGACGGTGACCGAGATGATGAAGTCGGGTGCCATCGACAAGCTCTACGCCAAGTGGTTCATGTCACCCATTCCGCCGCGCAACGTGAACCTCAATTTCCCGATGTCCGATGCGGTGCGCGAGGCCTACAAGAACCCGAACAACAAGGGCGTTTGA